A genomic stretch from Phycisphaerae bacterium includes:
- a CDS encoding UDP-N-acetylglucosamine--N-acetylmuramyl-(pentapeptide) pyrophosphoryl-undecaprenol N-acetylglucosamine transferase yields the protein MARPWFVIAGGGTGGHLYPGLAVAQAIQNVQPDFEVTVFGTRRPIDHKLVSACAYELVQQSVQPFPAKFWRWPKFLLSWQQSVRAARGRFSERKPVAVLGLGGYAAGPPIVAAAKLGIPTALFNPDALPGRANRNLAPKVHCVFVQWHETVEHFPKVHEIKVTGCPIRPEFAAATRKAGSRAFKIDEDRPTLLITGASQGARSINAACMEMFDLWRVASQWQIIHLTGEADLETCRAKYKEAGVEARTLAYTDHMALAMASADIVVSRAGASTLAEITAMGIPAVLVPYPFDKKQHQLANAKILEESRAALVVQDKNNPKDNARRLRDALRDLMKSDLRRSKMAQASAALGRTHAAEDIASELIELAKRRT from the coding sequence ATGGCTCGACCCTGGTTTGTCATCGCCGGCGGGGGAACCGGCGGGCATCTTTATCCCGGCCTGGCCGTCGCGCAGGCCATCCAGAACGTCCAGCCCGATTTCGAAGTGACGGTCTTCGGGACGCGGCGGCCGATCGACCACAAGCTGGTGTCCGCCTGTGCCTACGAACTTGTGCAACAAAGCGTCCAGCCGTTTCCGGCTAAGTTCTGGCGCTGGCCGAAATTTTTGCTGTCGTGGCAACAATCCGTCCGTGCGGCCCGCGGGCGGTTTTCGGAACGAAAACCCGTCGCGGTGCTGGGTCTGGGCGGGTACGCAGCCGGACCGCCGATTGTTGCCGCCGCGAAGTTGGGAATCCCCACGGCACTCTTTAACCCCGACGCCCTGCCCGGTCGGGCCAATCGCAATCTCGCCCCCAAGGTCCATTGTGTGTTCGTGCAGTGGCACGAGACGGTCGAACACTTCCCGAAGGTACACGAAATCAAAGTGACCGGTTGCCCGATTCGGCCGGAATTCGCGGCGGCGACGCGCAAGGCCGGAAGCCGCGCTTTTAAGATCGACGAAGACCGCCCGACCCTGTTGATTACGGGCGCCTCACAGGGCGCGCGGTCGATCAATGCCGCCTGCATGGAGATGTTCGATCTATGGCGCGTGGCGTCGCAATGGCAGATTATCCATCTGACGGGCGAGGCGGATTTGGAAACGTGCCGCGCCAAGTACAAGGAGGCGGGCGTCGAGGCGCGGACGCTGGCGTATACCGATCACATGGCGCTGGCGATGGCCTCGGCCGACATCGTGGTCTCCCGGGCCGGGGCGTCGACGCTGGCGGAAATCACGGCCATGGGCATTCCCGCGGTTCTGGTGCCGTACCCGTTTGACAAGAAGCAGCACCAACTCGCCAACGCGAAAATTCTGGAGGAATCACGCGCCGCCCTCGTCGTGCAGGATAAAAACAATCCCAAGGACAATGCCCGGCGGCTGCGGGATGCGCTGCGCGATCTGATGAAGTCGGACTTGCGGCGGAGCAAGATGGCGCAGGCCTCGGCCGCTTTGGGGCGGACGCACGCGGCGGAGGATATTGCTTCTGAATTGATCGAATTAGCGAAGCGCCGGACCTAA
- a CDS encoding TIM-barrel domain-containing protein produces the protein MGVNSQFMGRRGPLNERIGLIFLVGLLTAVALRADEPLSKNRVEVRLDAESGRIRAKFYDREGRQRDELTLPPIEFDGQRRTDSSDITIELDSISSASAAITWKSLDGTPHDFIVSIEDNSAYFGCGERFTSLNHKGLILPMVSIDRPEDKGTCTYKPVPFFMSTRGYAAWLDHSAAGTFDMNATERDRVLMKYRASKIRLVLIDGPDMAAMLAEFTRLTGRPRVPPAWSFAPWKSRNVHNNRREVLDDAELTRKHDLPGSVIVLDSPWETGYNDFRLNETQFTEPEAMFRRIRELGFYPCLWLTPMINSENLLDMPGIDKGPSRNFAQAVERGFLVKQPDGKPMIVDWWKGRGGLLDFTNPAAVTWWHEQIDQARHWGLRAIKCDDGEGNFVQDAVFHDGTPAAEMKNRYASLYLKAAQEYIDRKLDGDGVLFARCGFTGTQAQPFCWAGDNEASFSFENGLPTAILAGQNAALSGIPFWGHDIAGYIGTPSKELFIRWTQFGALSPLMQVHMTSNLGPWDFDKQTLDIYRTFAKLHTSLFPYIYDAAHEAAKTGMPIIRPMVLAFPNDAEAAAHRYQYLFGPDLLVAPMYQPGTYRSVYLPRNSDGAGWIDYWSGASHKGGQTLKVYAPLERMPLFVRGGAILCMLPDDIDTLIPRHHKMSPDVVTMDDRRVLQIWPGAYRSITTFDGLHVTARKQSLWIVSIKPRSIEIGRRGNRVFASRRPMMVGPEGGMVTWTEP, from the coding sequence ATGGGCGTTAACTCACAGTTCATGGGTCGCCGAGGACCTCTAAACGAGCGGATCGGATTGATTTTCCTTGTGGGCCTGCTAACGGCGGTGGCGCTGCGGGCTGACGAACCGCTGTCGAAGAACCGTGTCGAAGTTCGCCTTGATGCAGAATCGGGGCGAATAAGGGCCAAATTCTACGATCGTGAGGGACGCCAGCGCGACGAATTGACGTTACCGCCGATCGAATTTGATGGTCAGCGGCGAACGGATTCTTCAGACATCACCATCGAGCTTGATTCAATCAGCTCAGCCTCTGCGGCCATCACTTGGAAGTCGCTCGACGGCACGCCCCATGATTTCATCGTTTCAATCGAGGACAATTCAGCTTACTTCGGGTGCGGGGAGCGGTTCACGTCGCTCAATCACAAGGGGCTGATCCTCCCGATGGTCAGCATCGACCGGCCGGAGGACAAGGGCACCTGCACATATAAACCCGTCCCGTTTTTCATGAGCACGCGCGGTTACGCGGCATGGCTCGACCACTCCGCGGCGGGCACGTTCGATATGAACGCGACGGAGCGCGATCGCGTGTTGATGAAGTACCGCGCGTCGAAAATTCGGCTGGTACTCATCGACGGCCCGGATATGGCGGCGATGCTGGCCGAGTTCACGCGGCTGACCGGCCGGCCGCGCGTGCCGCCGGCGTGGTCGTTCGCGCCGTGGAAGAGCCGCAACGTCCACAACAACCGAAGGGAAGTATTGGACGACGCCGAGCTGACGCGGAAACACGACCTGCCTGGCTCCGTCATCGTTCTGGATAGCCCGTGGGAGACGGGCTACAACGATTTTCGGCTGAACGAGACTCAATTTACCGAACCGGAAGCAATGTTTCGCCGAATTCGTGAGTTGGGTTTTTATCCGTGCTTGTGGCTGACGCCGATGATCAATAGCGAAAATCTGCTGGATATGCCCGGCATCGACAAGGGGCCGAGCCGCAATTTTGCGCAGGCCGTCGAGCGGGGCTTTCTCGTCAAACAGCCCGACGGCAAACCCATGATCGTCGATTGGTGGAAAGGCCGCGGCGGGCTCCTCGATTTTACCAACCCCGCCGCTGTCACATGGTGGCATGAACAAATCGACCAGGCCCGACATTGGGGCTTGCGGGCCATTAAGTGCGACGATGGCGAGGGGAACTTCGTGCAGGACGCCGTCTTCCACGACGGCACACCCGCGGCGGAAATGAAAAACCGATACGCATCGCTGTACCTCAAGGCAGCGCAGGAGTACATCGACAGGAAACTCGACGGTGATGGCGTACTTTTTGCCCGTTGCGGTTTCACCGGCACGCAGGCACAGCCGTTTTGCTGGGCTGGCGATAACGAGGCCAGTTTTTCCTTTGAAAACGGATTACCCACAGCCATTCTCGCCGGTCAAAATGCCGCGCTGTCCGGCATTCCTTTCTGGGGCCACGACATTGCCGGCTACATCGGCACGCCCTCGAAAGAACTCTTCATCCGCTGGACGCAGTTCGGGGCGCTGTCGCCGCTCATGCAGGTCCACATGACCAGCAACCTCGGCCCGTGGGATTTTGATAAGCAGACGCTCGACATCTATCGCACGTTCGCGAAGCTGCATACATCGCTCTTTCCGTACATCTACGACGCCGCGCACGAGGCCGCGAAGACCGGCATGCCGATCATCCGACCCATGGTTCTGGCATTTCCGAACGATGCCGAGGCAGCGGCTCATCGGTATCAATACTTGTTTGGCCCCGATCTGCTCGTCGCGCCGATGTATCAGCCCGGTACATATCGGTCAGTTTATCTGCCCCGAAACTCCGACGGCGCTGGGTGGATCGACTATTGGTCCGGCGCGTCGCACAAGGGCGGTCAAACGCTTAAGGTCTATGCGCCGCTGGAGCGGATGCCACTCTTTGTCCGGGGCGGGGCGATCCTTTGCATGCTGCCAGACGACATCGATACCTTGATCCCTCGGCACCATAAGATGTCGCCCGATGTCGTCACGATGGACGATCGCCGGGTCCTGCAAATCTGGCCAGGGGCTTATCGCTCCATCACCACATTCGATGGATTGCATGTGACGGCACGCAAGCAGTCGTTGTGGATTGTGTCGATCAAGCCGCGATCGATCGAAATTGGGCGGAGGGGCAATAGAGTTTTCGCCTCGCGACGACCGATGATGGTTGGACCCGAGGGCGGGATGGTCACCTGGACGGAGCCATGA
- a CDS encoding LuxR C-terminal-related transcriptional regulator yields MAPARDAARNPRWPPLFSERQWKRLVGRLRLTRRQSQVAECLCRDLKAGTIARELSLSLDSVRHHSKELFIKLSVNTRLGVVLCLLHDSRGRKQAT; encoded by the coding sequence ATGGCGCCAGCAAGAGATGCAGCCCGCAACCCCCGCTGGCCGCCGCTATTTAGCGAGCGGCAATGGAAGCGACTCGTTGGGCGATTGCGTCTAACGCGCCGCCAGTCACAGGTGGCCGAGTGTCTCTGCCGCGACCTGAAAGCCGGAACGATCGCCCGCGAGCTGTCACTCTCGCTTGATTCGGTCCGCCATCACTCCAAGGAGCTGTTCATAAAGCTGTCGGTCAACACGCGACTAGGTGTGGTGCTATGCCTGCTGCATGACAGTCGCGGAAGGAAGCAGGCCACGTAA
- a CDS encoding protein kinase: MDTTLLTTGEQEKLASHSESQAKTQTFPRVAGYHVIRSLGHGGQGYVFQAIRGADGLKVAIKFILPSHGHDSRARAIFEKERQTLELLKHRSVVRVVDQGSLESGELWFAAEYIDGVPVNEYVHALDRAALAEKSSSSRPEFPLKKVLELFVQICEAVEAAHRAGVIHRDLKPANILVDVDGVPHVLDFGIARSPWHGSPDAASMTGEFMGSLVWSSPEQLEARPSLIDVRTDVYSIGMMLYYAMTGAFPFDTNQETLLPVEIRTAKIIPPREIRSFIDADLQTIVLTAIARDKNRRYSTVEALRNDILLYQAGRPITARPPSRMYKLTKFVARNRVLAASIVFGIALTAAYLVSVTHLYRRAEANAADARTKFRAARDMLDFTLSQIDTELTKFAGASSLRRSLLEKAYFQLEAFLEEKNDDPQLQADLAKTHTRLADIAQSLGRPEKAASAAAAALDLRRKLAAPNSADAEAQAHLSIALVRVGDIAVARGDSRRGHELYEQALVIDEGLVAREPDKAKWLEQLSWSYDRLCWAAILNQDWPHAANLHEKRLKLARRLFEIDHASTVHRKNLLAALLQTGTTNTLGPPAEGPTLVERAAEADPLLASLLAVEPDNPDYLAHAYTLHMLRAEIAKQEARLADARSSTLEAVAIANRILAAEPENRDWGGRRIVAFRELGSYALNESEYGAARDLYSQALDQATTLGSRLPADVNLTTLQGDARIELAKTLWRESRTDEAHTQFAEAIRLFKQCVAHPGAEPGHYGLLAEWLATCPVEELREPVLAIELAQKAVERSLRHSPTLLLVLAITQRESGQISQARRTAEEALALLRPVPTPMRKQIEDLLATLPEQ, translated from the coding sequence GTGGACACAACGCTCCTCACAACCGGCGAGCAGGAAAAGCTGGCGAGCCACAGTGAATCGCAGGCCAAGACACAAACATTCCCGCGGGTGGCTGGATACCATGTAATCAGGTCGCTCGGGCATGGTGGGCAAGGGTATGTGTTTCAGGCGATTCGCGGGGCCGACGGCCTCAAAGTCGCCATCAAGTTCATATTGCCGAGCCACGGTCATGACAGTCGCGCACGCGCCATTTTCGAGAAGGAAAGGCAAACCCTTGAATTGCTGAAGCATCGCAGCGTTGTCCGCGTGGTCGACCAGGGGAGCCTGGAATCCGGCGAACTTTGGTTCGCGGCGGAATACATCGACGGCGTGCCGGTCAATGAGTATGTGCATGCCCTTGACCGAGCGGCCTTGGCAGAGAAAAGTTCATCCTCCCGTCCTGAGTTCCCTTTGAAAAAAGTCCTGGAACTCTTTGTGCAGATCTGCGAGGCCGTAGAGGCGGCTCATCGTGCAGGTGTGATACATCGCGACCTCAAGCCGGCCAATATCCTCGTCGACGTTGATGGCGTTCCGCACGTCCTCGATTTCGGCATCGCTCGCAGCCCGTGGCACGGCAGCCCGGACGCCGCCAGTATGACGGGCGAATTCATGGGCTCGCTGGTTTGGAGTTCACCCGAACAGCTCGAAGCGCGGCCATCGCTGATCGATGTTCGGACCGATGTTTATTCCATCGGCATGATGCTCTATTACGCGATGACTGGGGCCTTCCCCTTTGACACGAATCAGGAGACGCTGCTTCCCGTAGAAATTCGGACGGCTAAGATAATTCCCCCGCGAGAGATCCGCTCCTTCATCGATGCCGACTTACAGACCATCGTCCTGACTGCCATTGCGAGGGACAAGAATCGTCGCTATTCAACCGTCGAAGCACTTCGCAACGATATCCTGCTTTACCAGGCCGGTCGGCCCATCACTGCCCGTCCGCCGAGCCGCATGTATAAGCTGACCAAGTTCGTTGCCCGCAATCGCGTGCTGGCGGCATCCATCGTGTTCGGCATAGCCCTCACCGCGGCCTACCTCGTCAGCGTGACGCACCTGTATCGCAGGGCCGAGGCGAATGCCGCGGACGCTCGCACCAAGTTCCGCGCCGCACGCGACATGCTCGACTTCACCCTTTCTCAAATCGATACGGAACTGACCAAGTTCGCCGGGGCCTCCAGCCTGCGGCGGAGTCTGCTGGAAAAGGCCTATTTCCAGCTGGAGGCATTCCTGGAGGAAAAGAACGATGACCCGCAGCTTCAGGCCGACCTCGCCAAGACGCATACGCGACTTGCCGACATCGCTCAGTCGCTGGGGCGACCGGAAAAAGCCGCGAGCGCAGCAGCGGCCGCACTGGACCTCCGGCGCAAGCTGGCTGCCCCCAACTCCGCCGATGCCGAAGCACAAGCCCACCTGTCGATCGCCCTGGTGCGAGTAGGGGACATCGCCGTTGCACGAGGCGATTCACGACGCGGCCACGAACTGTACGAACAGGCGCTGGTGATCGACGAGGGCCTCGTCGCTCGGGAACCGGACAAGGCCAAGTGGCTTGAACAGTTGAGCTGGAGCTATGACCGGCTTTGCTGGGCGGCGATCTTAAACCAAGATTGGCCGCACGCGGCGAACCTCCATGAAAAGCGGCTGAAACTGGCACGGCGCCTTTTCGAGATCGACCACGCGAGCACTGTGCACAGGAAGAATTTGCTGGCGGCCCTATTACAGACCGGAACGACGAACACGCTCGGCCCGCCAGCGGAGGGTCCGACACTAGTCGAGCGTGCCGCGGAGGCGGATCCGCTTCTCGCGAGTCTGCTCGCCGTAGAGCCGGACAATCCAGATTATTTGGCCCATGCCTATACCCTGCACATGCTTCGTGCAGAAATAGCGAAACAGGAGGCACGGCTGGCCGATGCGCGGTCCTCGACGCTGGAAGCGGTCGCCATCGCAAATCGCATTCTGGCCGCCGAACCAGAAAATCGCGATTGGGGCGGGAGACGAATCGTTGCATTCCGCGAGCTTGGTTCCTACGCGCTGAATGAGTCCGAGTATGGAGCAGCACGGGATTTGTATTCACAGGCCCTGGATCAAGCAACGACTCTCGGCAGTCGGCTTCCGGCGGACGTGAACCTCACCACCCTACAGGGCGATGCGAGGATCGAGCTTGCGAAAACTCTTTGGCGCGAGAGCCGCACGGACGAGGCCCACACGCAATTTGCCGAAGCGATTCGCTTGTTCAAACAGTGCGTCGCCCACCCGGGCGCCGAACCGGGCCACTACGGCCTGCTGGCCGAATGGCTGGCGACGTGTCCGGTCGAGGAGCTGCGCGAACCCGTCTTGGCGATAGAACTCGCGCAAAAAGCCGTCGAACGCTCCCTCCGCCATTCGCCAACCCTACTTCTTGTCCTTGCCATCACCCAGCGAGAAAGCGGCCAGATTTCACAGGCCCGGCGGACGGCGGAGGAGGCCCTCGCCCTGCTGCGGCCCGTCCCAACTCCCATGCGGAAACAAATCGAAGACCTGCTCGCTACGCTTCCCGAGCAGTAG
- a CDS encoding TolC family protein gives MLIPTGCAQVNPSADYRRAATEVIAATGQAAVYDPTDDARARQMVSELLGNGMTAEDSVRIALLNNPTLQAAFFRIGMARADLVQSGLFSNPSLAFSLQFPEGGGRSNLQASLAQNIVDLWQVPVRRRVAEGTLTETVLTIAREGTQLAADAKAAYFAAVAADRNLSIVKENLDVAQGLLKATLARQKAGAVGELDVNLARSPALNAELEVRTARLDVGTARRRLATLLGLTIKAEDLNLTDPLPQPPESSLSPDQVVEVALSARLDLKAARQATSVAEERVREEYLQVFPNIEVGPFLERTERRALPGRNILADTARSSVAAGSLTAPDIQSRGQRNQERRQEIDSILGPALTMTLPIFDQNQAQIAKAEYAYQQALRQLDAIERSVVQETRQAVDRAMTAWEVARFYETQIVPQAQKSLDLSDTSYQAGKTSIVTVLEAQRTLLATRRIAIDALRTAAVTIADLERITGRPATVLLSKATTASQPTTDQDAKPTQERTPAQSSSEVQP, from the coding sequence ATGTTGATTCCGACCGGCTGCGCGCAGGTAAACCCGAGCGCAGATTACCGGCGGGCCGCCACCGAAGTCATCGCGGCGACGGGGCAGGCCGCGGTTTACGACCCAACCGATGATGCGCGAGCGCGGCAAATGGTTTCCGAGCTTCTTGGCAACGGGATGACAGCCGAAGACTCAGTACGCATCGCGCTCCTCAACAATCCGACGCTTCAGGCGGCGTTCTTTCGCATCGGAATGGCGCGGGCCGACTTGGTTCAGTCCGGTCTTTTCTCGAATCCCTCATTGGCGTTCTCTCTCCAGTTCCCCGAGGGCGGCGGGCGTAGCAATCTTCAGGCGAGCTTGGCTCAAAATATCGTGGACCTGTGGCAGGTTCCAGTTCGCAGGAGGGTTGCCGAGGGCACGCTGACAGAAACCGTTCTCACGATTGCCCGCGAGGGCACTCAGCTCGCAGCCGACGCGAAGGCAGCCTACTTCGCCGCCGTTGCCGCCGACCGAAACCTTTCGATCGTGAAAGAAAACCTTGATGTCGCCCAAGGGCTGCTGAAGGCCACCTTGGCACGTCAAAAGGCCGGTGCTGTCGGTGAACTCGACGTGAATTTGGCGCGAAGCCCAGCACTGAACGCAGAATTGGAAGTACGCACGGCTCGCCTGGACGTTGGCACCGCGCGACGACGGCTGGCGACACTTCTCGGCCTAACAATCAAGGCCGAGGATCTGAACTTGACCGACCCTCTTCCGCAGCCGCCGGAATCGAGCTTGTCCCCGGACCAAGTCGTCGAAGTTGCGCTCTCGGCGCGTCTGGACCTCAAGGCCGCGCGGCAGGCCACGTCGGTCGCGGAGGAGCGAGTTCGCGAAGAATACCTCCAGGTGTTTCCCAACATCGAGGTTGGCCCCTTCCTGGAAAGGACTGAACGGCGGGCACTTCCGGGCCGAAACATCCTTGCCGATACCGCTCGTTCGTCCGTCGCTGCGGGATCGTTAACCGCCCCAGACATTCAATCTCGCGGTCAACGGAATCAAGAACGGCGTCAGGAGATCGACTCCATACTGGGACCGGCGCTAACAATGACCCTTCCGATCTTCGATCAGAACCAAGCTCAAATCGCAAAAGCAGAATACGCCTACCAGCAGGCTTTGAGGCAACTCGACGCGATTGAACGATCTGTCGTGCAGGAGACACGACAAGCGGTTGATCGGGCGATGACCGCATGGGAAGTCGCTCGCTTTTATGAAACGCAAATTGTGCCACAGGCGCAGAAGAGTCTGGACCTGTCGGATACATCTTACCAAGCGGGCAAGACTTCTATCGTTACCGTTCTTGAGGCCCAACGAACACTCTTGGCGACGCGTCGAATCGCGATAGATGCGCTGCGGACCGCCGCTGTAACCATCGCGGATCTGGAGCGGATCACCGGGCGTCCCGCGACCGTCCTGTTGTCGAAGGCGACAACCGCATCTCAGCCGACGACGGATCAGGATGCCAAACCGACGCAGGAACGAACACCGGCACAATCAAGCTCGGAGGTACAACCGTGA
- a CDS encoding efflux RND transporter periplasmic adaptor subunit, translating to MKILTRTGRVLPLLVVLVIGVAGGVYILRSDVQSVRNDAHQHKAGDDHGHTEDHSGHDEEAAKGPHGGRMLADGDFAVEVTIFERGVPPQFRVYASDSGKPVPPEQINLSMKLHRLGGRVDEFSFAKDADYLKGDKTVEEPHSFDVEVEAKHAGKSHRWEYSTYEGRVTLTTQMVKEAGIEIQTAGPATIKSSLGLPGQIALNTNRLAHVVPRLAGVTTSVNKNLGDHVKAGEVLASIESREFAEATSEYVEAVHKHEYAQLAFVRTVELWKQKITPDQEYHTTRHALEESEIAKQVAAQKLLSLGLSREDLELLAKEPGGEVVPFKVRSPLPVGLLTRFDIKAPIDGQIIEKHITLGEAVKADADVFMIADLSSVWVEIMVYADDVSRVSAGQSVIIRSKSVGREATGRIWYVSPIVGEETRSAKAIVDLPNSDGVWRPGLFVSAETLGNETNVPIAVSVDAIQTLRDWSVVFVNYGDIFEARPLELGRRDSQWVEVLSGLSPGERYAAKNSFILKADVGKSGATHDH from the coding sequence ATGAAAATACTCACGAGAACAGGTCGCGTTCTTCCTCTGTTGGTCGTGCTTGTCATCGGCGTCGCTGGCGGCGTGTATATCCTCCGATCGGATGTGCAGTCCGTCAGAAACGATGCTCATCAACATAAAGCAGGCGACGACCACGGACACACGGAAGATCACTCGGGGCACGACGAAGAGGCCGCAAAAGGACCGCACGGCGGCCGTATGCTGGCCGATGGCGACTTTGCTGTCGAAGTCACCATCTTCGAGCGCGGTGTGCCGCCGCAGTTTCGCGTTTACGCCTCCGATTCTGGAAAGCCCGTCCCGCCGGAGCAGATCAACCTTTCAATGAAGCTTCATCGGCTCGGCGGACGCGTGGACGAGTTTTCTTTTGCCAAGGACGCCGACTACCTAAAAGGCGACAAGACCGTCGAGGAGCCACACTCGTTTGACGTTGAGGTCGAGGCCAAACACGCCGGCAAATCACATCGTTGGGAATACTCGACCTACGAAGGCCGGGTGACTCTCACAACGCAGATGGTGAAAGAGGCCGGAATCGAGATTCAGACCGCCGGGCCGGCCACGATCAAGTCGTCGCTCGGCCTGCCCGGCCAGATCGCCTTAAACACGAATCGACTGGCCCATGTGGTGCCTCGGTTGGCAGGGGTAACTACAAGTGTGAACAAGAATCTAGGTGATCACGTCAAGGCCGGTGAAGTCCTCGCCAGCATTGAGAGTCGAGAATTCGCTGAGGCGACAAGCGAATACGTCGAGGCCGTCCACAAACACGAATACGCACAACTCGCCTTCGTTCGAACCGTGGAGCTGTGGAAGCAGAAGATCACACCGGATCAAGAGTACCACACCACTCGCCACGCGCTGGAGGAGTCGGAGATCGCCAAGCAGGTTGCCGCCCAAAAGCTCCTTTCGCTCGGCCTCTCTCGGGAAGACCTCGAACTGCTCGCCAAGGAGCCCGGAGGCGAGGTCGTGCCCTTCAAAGTTCGCTCGCCGCTTCCTGTGGGCTTGCTGACCCGTTTCGACATCAAGGCCCCGATCGACGGCCAGATTATCGAAAAGCACATCACCCTCGGCGAGGCAGTGAAGGCCGATGCGGATGTATTCATGATTGCCGACCTTTCATCGGTCTGGGTCGAGATCATGGTCTATGCCGACGACGTGTCTCGTGTGAGCGCAGGCCAGTCCGTCATCATCCGATCCAAGTCCGTCGGCCGAGAGGCCACCGGACGAATCTGGTACGTCAGTCCCATCGTCGGTGAGGAGACCCGCAGCGCCAAGGCGATCGTCGATCTACCCAATTCCGATGGCGTCTGGCGACCGGGGCTGTTCGTCTCGGCGGAAACTCTTGGCAACGAGACCAATGTACCCATCGCCGTATCGGTCGATGCGATCCAGACCCTCCGCGATTGGTCGGTGGTCTTCGTCAACTACGGCGACATTTTTGAGGCACGGCCATTGGAACTCGGACGCAGAGACAGCCAGTGGGTGGAGGTGCTCAGTGGCTTGTCGCCGGGCGAACGGTATGCCGCGAAGAACAGCTTCATTCTCAAGGCCGATGTCGGAAAATCGGGAGCGACCCACGACCATTGA
- a CDS encoding peroxidase-related enzyme (This protein belongs to a clade of uncharacterized proteins related to peroxidases such as the alkylhydroperoxidase AhpD.): MASHEADLRAEVQDDTKVKTLQKDYRQLALDAATRAMLDFAVKTTTTPDRMCATDVQRLREAGFRDEDIVDIAQLAAYFNYSNRLMDSLGIEPDPGMDYSESATT, encoded by the coding sequence GTGGCCAGCCATGAAGCGGACCTCCGTGCCGAGGTCCAGGATGATACGAAGGTTAAGACGCTTCAGAAAGATTACCGGCAGTTGGCGCTCGATGCCGCAACTCGGGCAATGCTCGACTTTGCCGTCAAGACGACCACCACCCCCGACCGGATGTGCGCCACCGACGTTCAGCGTTTACGCGAGGCAGGCTTTCGCGACGAGGATATCGTCGATATCGCCCAGTTGGCAGCGTACTTCAATTACAGCAATCGATTGATGGATAGTCTTGGCATCGAACCCGATCCGGGCATGGACTATTCGGAGTCGGCCACGACGTGA